The Lewinellaceae bacterium genome has a segment encoding these proteins:
- a CDS encoding replication initiator protein A yields MTEASKNLSLLPDRHPTKDFFIADIFDSLPFKDDIASMEHPLFSLSKKKDVRDLEYQNGNIKITIKPTTDGLPTIFDKDVLLYCGSLLMEQINKGIIPPKTLRVSSHDLLVATNRQTNGKSYKLLKKALDRLKGVSVKTNITTNKREITSAFGLIESYEIVESSRVKDRMIKLQITLSDWFYNSIIGKEVLTIHPDYFRLGKALERRIYEIARKHCGNQSEWPISLDKLKEKTGSTSTLPKFRFFIKEIVKSNHLPDYTIGISDNDLVTFRIRKPIIEIDDLPYIKPETILRCREIVENSGTGLDFYSIHQQFSQSLLNGFRPENVDGAFVGFVRRKVGG; encoded by the coding sequence ATGACTGAAGCCTCAAAAAACTTATCTCTTTTGCCCGACAGGCACCCCACGAAAGATTTCTTTATTGCAGATATTTTCGATAGCCTGCCTTTCAAAGATGATATTGCCTCAATGGAGCATCCATTATTTTCACTTTCCAAGAAAAAGGATGTCAGGGACCTGGAGTATCAAAACGGCAATATTAAGATTACAATAAAGCCAACCACTGACGGTCTGCCCACTATTTTTGATAAGGATGTGTTGCTGTATTGTGGATCACTTTTGATGGAACAAATCAACAAAGGTATCATTCCGCCCAAAACATTGAGAGTTTCCAGTCACGACCTATTGGTGGCTACCAACCGACAGACAAACGGAAAAAGCTATAAACTCTTGAAAAAAGCTCTGGATAGGCTGAAAGGTGTAAGTGTCAAAACAAACATCACAACCAATAAACGGGAAATAACCAGCGCTTTTGGGTTGATTGAAAGCTATGAAATAGTGGAAAGCAGCCGGGTAAAGGACAGAATGATAAAACTGCAAATAACACTTTCTGACTGGTTTTACAATTCCATTATCGGAAAAGAGGTCCTCACCATTCACCCTGATTATTTTCGCCTCGGCAAAGCCCTGGAACGCCGGATTTACGAAATCGCCCGCAAACACTGCGGCAACCAATCGGAATGGCCTATAAGCCTGGACAAACTGAAAGAGAAAACCGGATCAACCTCCACACTCCCAAAATTCCGTTTCTTCATCAAAGAAATCGTAAAATCCAATCATCTGCCGGATTACACCATCGGCATTTCCGATAATGACCTCGTCACCTTCCGAATCCGAAAACCAATTATCGAAATTGATGATCTGCCCTACATCAAACCGGAAACCATCCTACGTTGCAGGGAGATTGTCGAAAATTCCGGTACTGGCCTGGATTTTTACTCGATCCATCAGCAGTTTTCGCAATCCTTGCTCAATGGGTTTAGGCCGGAGAATGTGGATGGTGCTTTTGTGGGGTTTGTGAGGAGGAAGGTGGGTGGGTAG